Sequence from the Gemmatimonas sp. genome:
GCCGGGAATGCTCATGGCCTGCGGCGGTGCCCCCACGGCGCCAGCGCCCACGCCGGCGACATCGTCACCGGCACCGTTGCCGGCACCGCCAGCCGATGTGCGTGCCTTGCCCTTCGTGCACCCCGCTCCGGGGGCGGAGTGGCCCACGGTGAGTGCCGGTGCCCTGGGCTGGGACACCACGGCGCTGCGCGCCGCCCTCGACTGGGCCGGTACCCAACGCTCCACCGCTGTGGTCATCACCTGGCGGGGGCGCCTGGTGGCGGAGCGGTACTGGCGCGGATGGACCGGCGAGACCGACAGCATCATCGCCTCCGCCGGCAAGAGTGTGCTTGCCACGCTCATCGGGCAGTTGCAGGCGGAGGGGCGCCTCTCGATCGATGCCCCGGCCAGCCAATACCTGGGGGCGGGATGGTCGCGCAGCCCCAGCACCGAGGGGCGCATTACCGTGCGTCACCTGCTGCAGATGTCCTCCGGGCTCGATGACTCCCTGCGCACGGTCGCCGCACCGGGGACGCGGTTCTACTACAACAATCCGGCCTACTACCAGCTCTTTGCGGCGGTCACGCGCGCCGCGGGACAGGACATCACCACGGCCTCGCGCACGCGCCTGTTCGATCGCATTGGCATGACGTGCAGCTGGCGATTCAACGTGGACACCGGCGAGCCGGGCTTCATTCTCAGCTGCAGCGCCCGGGACATGGCACGCTTCGGCCTGCTCACGCTGTCGCGCGGGGCGTGGGGCCCCACGCGCATCGTGGCCGACACGTCGTGGGTGACGCAGATGTGGCGCCCGGCGCCGCATGACAATCCGGCGTACGGCATGCTCTGGTGGCTCAACGGCACCGAGCGGCACCGCATTCCCGGGCCCTCTGTTCTTCCAACACTCACTGGCCCGCTGATGCCGTCGGCGCCCCGTGACCTGGTGGCGGCCCTCGGGAAGGGGGACAAGAAGATCTATGTGATCCCGAGCCTCGACCTCGTGGTGGTACGACACGGCGACGAGGCCGATGTGAGCGGCGGCAACCCGCTGGCAATGAGTACCTTCGACGAGCAGTTCTGGCAGCGATTGCGCCAGGCGATCCGCTACTGAGCGGTTGCCGCGCGCTCCGCCGCCGCGCGCTCCGCCGCCGCGCGCACGGCCGCTGGCGAGAGATCGCGCATGCAGCGCCAGTGCCCCAGGGGGCACTGCATGGGGCCGTGCGCATGACAGGGGCGGCAGGGCAGGGTGTCGTGCTGCACCACGACCTGCCGCTCGGCCAGCGGCCCGAATCCGAGTGCGGGGACCGTAGGGCCGAAGAGCGCCACCGTGGGGGTGTTCATGGCGCTGGCGAGGTGGAGGGGCGCCGAATCGTTGGTGACGAGCACGCGGCAGCGGGCCAGCAGCGCCGCTGATCCGAGCAGTGACAGGCGCCCCGTGGCATCGATTACGGACGGCGCCCCCACGTTGCGTGCGGCGGCGGCAATGGCGGCGGCGAGCGGCGCATCGCCCGCGGCGCCCAACACCACCAGACGTGCGTTGGGCAGTGCGGCGGAGCGCACCAGCTCCGCGGCGAGAGCGTCGAAAGACGGCCAGCGCTTGGTGGCCCACACGCTGCCGGGGGCGAGGGCGACCAGCGTGTCGCCGTCGTGAACGTCGTGCATGGCCAGCAGGGCCGCCACCGCGGCCTGCTCGCGCTCCCCGGGAAACAGCGACGGGCGAAGTGGCGGAGGTACCGTGGGCTCACCGGGGGCATTGGCAAGCTGCCACAGGCGCGCGGCGTGATGCAGCGACGGCTGGTATGGTACCCGCCGCGTGGTGAAGAGACGCCCACCGCTGGTGTCGAACCCGATCCGTTCCGGGATGCGCGCCAGGAAGGCCAGCGCGGCGGTGCGGTTCGAGCCCTGCGCCAGAAAGGCACGCTGCGCCCCCACCGCCCGCAGGCGCCTGGCCACCCGACGCAGCCCGCTCACCCCGCGGTCGGCGCCGCGCTTGTCGAACACGATGACGCTCGCCACGGCGGGGTGGTTGGCCAGCAGCGCCGCATTCGCCGGGGTGCCCACCACATGCACAAGGCCCTCACCAGCCAGCCGCTCGAGGAGCGGGGTGGTGAGGACCATGTCGCCGAGAAACGAGGTCTGGAGGACGGCGGAGATCATCGGGGACGTTTCAAGTGCTTAGTGGTAGTTCTCAGTTGTCAGTGAACTGATGGCCAAAGACGTCAACTGAAAACTGAAAACTTCCCGGACGATCACGCGCAGCCTGCCGTCAATCCACCTGAAGCACCGCCAGGAAGGCTTCCTGCGGAATCTCCACGCTGCCCACCTGCTTCATGCGCTTCTTGCCCTCCTTCTGCTTCTCCAGAAGCTTGCGCTTGCGGGAGATGTCGCCGCCGTAGCACTTGGCCAGCACGTCCTTGCGGAGCGGCTTCACGGTCTCGCGCGCAATGACCTTCTGACCGATGGTGGCCTGAATGGCCACTTCGAAGAGCTGGCGCGGAATGAGCTCCTTGAGCTTCTCCGCCACCTTGCGCCCCCACTCGTAGGCCTTGTCCTTGTGCACGATCACCGAGAACGCATCGATGGCGTCGCCGTTGATGAGCATGTCGAGGCGCACGAGGTCACTGGAGCGGTACTCGAGCATCTCGTAATCGAGCGACGCATACCCGCGGCTCACCGTCTTCATCTTGTCGAAGAAGTCGAGGATGATTTCGCCGAGGGGAAACTCCCAGTCCAGCTCCACGCGCACGGTGTCGAGGAAGCGCGTGTTCTTGTAGATGCCCCGCCGTTCCATGCCCAGCGTCATGATGGGCCCGATGTATTCGGCCGGGCACATGATGCGCGCGCGCACGTACGGCTCCTGCACGTCGTCGATCACCACCGCCGGCGGCATGAGCGCCGGGTTCTCGACCAGCAACTCCGTGCCGTCCGTCTTGGTGACGTGGTACTCCACGCTCGGCACCGTGGTGACGAGGTCGAGGTCGTATTCGCGCTCGAGACGTTCCTGCACGATCTCCATGTGCAGGAGCCCCAGAAACCCGCACCGGAAGCCGAAGCCAAGTGCGGTGGACGTTTCGGGCTCGTACTGCAGCGACGCGTCGTTGAGCTTCATCTTCTCGAGCGCGTCGCGCAGTGTCTCGTACTGCGTGGTGTCGGTGGGATAGATGCCCGCGAACACGAACGACTTGACTTCCTGATAGCCGGGCAGCGCTTCGGCCGCGCGGTTGTCCTTGTCGAAGATCGTGTCGCCGGCTCGCGTTTCGCGCACGGAGCGCACGGCGGCGAGCACGTACCCCACTTCCCCGGCGCGCAGCGCGTCGGTGGGCACCTGGCGCAGCTGCAGGTACCCCACTTCGGCGACTTCGTAGACGTTGTCGGAGACGCCGAAAGTGATCTTCATGCCCTTGCGGATCTCGCCATCCACCACGCGGATGCTGGGAATGGCGCCGCGGTACTTGTCGTAGTACGAGTCGAAGATGAGGGCGCGCAGCGGGCCATCCAGCTCACCCGTGGGCGGCGGGACGCGACGCACAATTTCCTCGAGCAGCTCGGGCACGCCCGTGCCCTCCTTGCCGCTCACGCACAGCACGTCTTCGGGCAGGCAGCCGATAAGGTCCACCACTTCCTGCCGACGGCGCTCCGGCTCGGCGCCGGGGAGGTCGATCTTGTTGAGCACGGGGATGATTTCGAGCCCCGCGTCCATGGCCAGGAAGAGATTGGACAGCGTCTGCGCCTGAATGCCCTGCGACGCATCCACCACGAGAATGGCGCCCTCACAGGCGGCCAGCGACCGCGACACCTCGTACGTGAAGTCCACGTGGCCGGGGGTGTCGATGAGGTTGAGCTCGTAGTGCTGTCCGTCGCCCGCGGTGTAGCTCATGCGGACGGCGTTCAACTTGATGGTGATGCCGCGTTCGCGCTCGAGGTCGAGCGTGTCGAGCACCTGTGACTTCATTTCGCGCTTTTGCAGTGTGCCGGTCTTCTCGATCAGGCGGTCGGCGAGCGTGGACTTGCCGTGATCGATGTGGGCAACAATGCAGAAGTTGCGGATGTGGCTGAGATGCAACGGAATGCCTTGCTTAGGGACAGGAGCCGGACAGGAAATCCCGGCCAACCTCGAAAAATAGCGGGGACAGGCGGCGCGGGGCACTGGGACCGGGCTCGGAGGCGTGGCGAGGCTGGGATCAGCGTCCATCTGATGGTGACCCCAATTCAATCCACCCGGTCGGGAGCGGGGCAACGCGCCAACACGGAGTTCGCCGAGGATGGTGAGGGCACGGAGACCGGCCCCTTGAACTGCCGAGTTCACGTATTCGGCGGTTCTCCAAGCCCTCACCAGCCTCCGTGAGCACTGTGTGGACGCGTTGCTCTCGCACCGAGTCCCCGGTCGAGAATAGGACGTGGAGCGAAATATCCGCCGCCCGCGTATTCTCCCCACATGTCCACCCGCGCCGACCAGCTCGATCCCGCCGTCCTCGCCGCCCTTGGCCACCTCGAACTGGTCGCCCGCTGGGTCGTGGACGGCTTCATCACCGGGCTCCACCGGTCGCCGCGCAAGGGGTTCAGCGTGGAGTTCGCCGAGCATCGTCCGTACATGCCGGGCGATGACCTGCGCTATCTCGATTGGCGCATTGCCGGCCGGGCCGACCGCTGGGTGGTGAAGCAGTTCGAAGAGGAGACCAACGCCCGCGCCATGCTCGTGCTGGACGTGAGCGCCTCCATGCAGTGGGCCGGGGACCCGGCGCGCCTTACCAAGCTGGCGTACGCGGAGCGGCTGGCCAGTGCCATGGCGCTGTTGCTGCTGCGCCAGCGCGATGCCGTGGGGCTGGTGCGCTTCGACGCCGCCTTGCGCGATGTGGTCCCGCCCCGCTCGCAGCGCGGGCAGTGGCGTCGGCTCGTGGCGGCCTTCGCCGAACCGGGGGGCGGAACGGCCTCGAACGTGGGGGAGGCCCTCGCGGCTGCCGGCAAGTTGGTGCGCCGCCCCGGCTTCGTGGTCTTGCTCTCCGATCTCCTCACCGACCCCGCGCCCGCCGCCGATGCCGCGCGCACCCTGCGCGCTCGCGGCCATGAGGTGCTGGTGCTGCACGTCATGGACCCCGCCGAGCGCGACTTCCCCGAGAGCGGCGAGGCGCGCTATCGCGATCCCGAAAGCGGCCACGAAGTGCCGGCCAGCCCCGGCGATGTGCGCACCACCTATCGCACCACGGTGCAGGAAGCGCTCGCCGACTGGAAGTCGGCGCTTGGTCGGGCCGGTGCCCGCTACGCGCTGGCATACACCGACGAGCCGTTCGGGCGCGCCCTGCGGCACCTCGTGGGCGTCAACGGCCGCGGGGCGATGGTATAATGGCGTTCCTGGCCCCCGCTTTTCTTGCCCTCGGCCTGCTGGCCGGTGTGCCGCTGCTGGTACACCTGCTGCGCCGCCGCGTCGGGCGTGTGATCGATTTCCCCGCCGTGCGCTACCTCGAGCGCATGGAGCAGGAGCACAGCCGCGATCTCAAGCTGCGCAACCGGCTGTTGCTGCTGCTGCGGCTGCTGGCGGTGCTGGCGCTGGCCTTGGCTGCCGCGCGGCCCATCGCCCGGCTGCTTGGTGTGGGGCATGCTCCCATGGCGTTGGCCATCGTCGTGGACAACTCGCTCAGCACCGGCGTGGTGCAGAACGGGCGGGTGCTTTTCGACAGCCTGCGGGTGGATGCCCGGGCGCTGGTGGGTGAACTCACCGCCGACGATCGCGCGTGGATCGTCACGGCCGACGGCCGGGTCATCGGTGGGGGGCCGGACGCGCTGCGCGCCGGGCTCGACGCGCTGCAGCCGTTGGGGGGGCGTGGCGATCTGGCCGCCGCCACCCGGCGCGCCGTGGGACTGGCGCGCAGCGGGGCGCCGCGCACCCCGGTGGTGGCCATCGTAAGCGACGGCCAGCGCAGCTCGTTTCGCAGCGACTCGGTGGTGCAGAGCGACGAGGTGCCGGTGATCACGCTGCAACGTGACGGCCCCCTGCCGCGCAATCGCGCCGTGCTGCAGGCCACACCGGAGCCGGTGCGCTGGACCCCTGGTGGCACGGTCACGCTGGCGGTGACCTCCCCCGATTCGGCCGCGTGGCGGCTGACCCTCAACGGCCGCACCGTGGCGCGTGGTACGGTGCCGCCCGCCACGCTCGAGGCACCGGCCCGCGTGACGCAGCGTCTTGCCAGCACCAGCAGCGGGTGGGTGCGCGGCAGCGTGGAACTCGACGCCGACGCCCTGCGCGCCGACGACACGCGGTGGTTTGCCGTGCGCGTGGCGCCGCCTCCCACGGTGAACGTGCGCGGTGAGGGGGGCGTGTTTCTGGGCGCCGCGCTGGGTACGCTGGTGGACGAAGGGCGGCTGGCCCGCGCGCGCGCCGGGGAATCACGTGCCGTGACCGTATCGGGGGCCGACGCACCCGGTACCCGGTTGCCCGTGCTGCTCACGGCACCGCGCGACCCCATTGCGGTGGGTGAGGCCAACCGCCAGCTCGAACGCCTCGGCATTCCGTGGCGCTTTGGCGCCATTGCCCGCTCGCAGGTGCTGGCCCGCGTGCCGGCGCGCGGCGGTGCCGTGGACACCAGCTCCATCTCGGCCCGCGCCTTCGACGGCACACCGGTACGCACCCGGTACCCCTTGCAGTACTCCCCGGGCAGCGGGGCGGCGGCGCCGACCGGCGCCCCCGATACCATCGCCACCGCCGGCGGCGCGCCGTGGGTGGTGGCCGGCGAGGGGTACGTGCTGCTTGGCTCGCCAGTGGACCCCGAGGCCACCGACCTGCCGCTCGATGCGGCGTTCGTGCCCTGGCTGCTGGAGGCGCTCGCGCGGCGGCTGGGCGACGACGGGCGCCTCATCGAGGCCAGCCCTGGGCAGGTGGTGAGTGGCCTGCGCGACCTGACCGGCCTCGAGGCGCCCGACGGCACGGTATCGCCGCTGGCCTCCGACCGGCTCACCGTGCCCACGCAGGCCGGTGTGTATTTCTTGCGGCGGCAGGAGACCCGGGCGGGGGCCCTCGTGGTGAACGGGGAGCCCTCGGAGTCGGAGTTTGCCGCGGCGGCCACCGCGACCGCCGCACCCAACGCGGCCGTCGCGGCACTCGTGACCGGCCGCGATGTGGTGACCGCGACCGACGGAACGAAGTGGCAGGAGGCTGTGTTCTCCCGAGCGGCGGGTCAGGCACTGCTGTTGCCCCTCGTGGCGCTGGCCTTGGCAGCGCTGTTGGCGGAAGCCTATGTGAGCGGTCGTTAGCGTTCGGGCTTTCTGTTCTCTTGCTTCAGGTTGTCGATGGGACTTCCACGTCTGCTCGACGCGGTCGCCGGGCTCTCGGCCTTCGATCGTGTGCTCAAGACCCTTCCCGGTCCGGGTGGGTCGCTTCGTGTTGGCGGCCTTGCCGGTTCGGCCGACGCCGTGCTGGTGGCCGCGCTCGCGCGTGCCATGCCGCAGCGGCTGGTCGTGGTCATCACCGACCAGCTGGGTGACGCGGAGCGGTGGCTCGCCGACCTGCAGGCGCTGGTCGACGATGTGCCGGTGGCGCTCTACCCGCCGCGCGAAGGGTTTGGTGAAGTGGAGCCGCACGCCGAAGTGGCCGGCGAGCGGGTGGAAACGCTCGAGAAGCTTGGGCGCAGCGGCGTTCGCATTCTGCTCACCACCTCGCGGGCGGTGCTCGAAAAGACCGCGCTCCCCAGGGCGCTCTCAGGCGCGCGCCTCGAGCTGCGCAAGGGGGATGTGCGGCGCCCCGAGGAGCTGGCGGCGCACCTGGAGAGCATCGGCTTCGAACGCGTGCCCATGGTCGAAGACGTGGCGCAGTTCAGTGTGCGCGGCGGCATCTTCGACATCTACTCGTTCGGCATGGCGGAGCCGGTGCGCCTCGAGTTCTGGGGCGACGACATCATCGAGCTGCGTCACTTCGACCTCAACACGCAGCGCAGCACGCGCGACGCCGCGGTGGCGCTCGTGCTGCCAGTGGACGGGCGCGTGCAGCTGGGCGACGACACGGGGGAGCGCGTCACGCTCCCCGAGCTCTGGCCCGCCGATTCGCTCGTGATCATGCCGAGCGGCAGCAGCGTGTTGCCGGAGCTCGTGCGCACCTGGGAGGAGGCGTCGCATCACATCGAGCTCGCCCTGCGCCGCGGCGAGGAGTACACGCACCGCGACCGGCTCTTCGTGGAGCCGCCGAAGATGGCGAGCACGCTGGCGCGCTTCGGCACGGTGCGCTTCAATCCGCCGCCACAGCGCGCCGTCAGCACCAACGCCGCCGACAACGTGCCGGTGGGGCCGGAGCCCGACGTGGCGTTCCCCATTCGGCATCCGGAGACGATCTCGCGCGACCTGCGCGTGCTGCGTCGCCTGCAGCGGGATGGTCTGCATACGGTCATCCTGTGCGACAACGCCGGTCAGGCGGAGCGCCTCGAGGAGCTCCTTGGCGAAGACGGACCCGTGGCCGCGTCGCTCGCCATTGGCGTGCTGGGAGGCGGCTTCGTGGTGCCCAATGTGGTGCGGGTGCTCACCGACCACGAGATCTTCCGCCGCGAACGCCGCCTGCGCCGGGCACGCCGCTACAGCACCGGCGCATCGCTCGAGTCGCTGGGGGCGCTCAAGCCGGGGGACTATGTGGTGCACCTCGAGCACGGCATCGGCATCTATCGCGGCATCGAACAGGTGTTCGTGCGCGAGGCCACCATCGAAAGCGCCGTCATCGAGTACGAAGGGGGCGATCGGCTGAATGTGCCGCTGTACCGCATCGATCAGATCGAACGGTATCGCAGCGCCAGCGATGTGAGCGACGATGCGCCCCCGCCGCGATTGCACAAGCTGGGGGGCAACAAGTGGAAGGCGCAGCGCGAAAAGACGCGCATGGCCATTCTGGAAATGACGCAGGAGCTGCTGCACCTCTATGCGCGCCGCAAGGTCACCACGCGGCCGCCACACGGCACCGATGGGGCGTGGCAGCGCCAGCTGGAGAGCAGCTTCCTGTTCGAGGACACGCCCGACCAGCGCAAGGCCACCGAAGACGTGAAGCGCGATCTCGAGGGCGAGCGCCCCATGGATCGCCTGCTCGTGGGCGACGTGGGCTACGGCAAGACCGAAATCGCCATTCGCGCCGCCTTCAAGGCGGTGCAGAGCGGACGGCAGGTGGCGGTGCTGGTGCCCACCACCATTCTGGCCGAACAGCATGCGCGCAGCTTCGGCGACCGTCTGGCCGACTTCCCGGTCACGGTGGAGGTCATGAGCCGCTTCCAGACCGCCGGTCAGCAGGCGGTGGTGGTGGAGAAGCTCAAGAAGAAGCAGATCGACATCATCATTGGCACGCACCGGCTGCTCAGCCCCGATGTGTCGTTCGCCGAGCTTGGCCTCATCATCGTGGATGAGGAGCACCGCTTTGGCGTGAAGCACAAGGAACGGCTCAAGCAGCTCAAGCTCAGCACCGACGTGCTCACGCTCACGGCCACCCCCATTCCGCGCACGCTGCATCAGTCGCTGGCGGGGCTGCGCGACCTCACGCTCATGCAGACGGCGCCGCGCGACCGCTCGCCGGTGCTCACCTTCGTGGAGCCGTTCGACGACGCGCTCATCGAGGAGGCGGTCAGCCGGGAGCTCGACCGCGGCGGGCAGGTGTTCTTCGTGCACAACCGCATCGAAACCATCGAAGCGATCGCCGACCATCTGCGCCGCATCGTGCCCCGCGCCCGCGTGGGGGTGGGGCACGGGCAGATGAAGGAGCGCGACCTCGAGAAGATCATGCGGCAGTTCGTGGAGGGGGAGCTCGACATCCTCGTCTCGACACTCATCGTGGAGAGCGGCCTCGACGTACCCAACGCCAACACGATGTTCGTGAACCGGGCCGACCATCTGGGACTGGCGCAGCTGTACCAGCTGCGTGGGCGCGTGGGCCGGTCACACCGGCGTGCCTACTGTTACCTGCTGGTGCCCGACCGGGTGGACGAAGATGCCGAGCGTCGTCTGGCGGTGCTGGAGCACCATACGGAACTGGGCGCCGGCTACCGGGTGGCCCTCAAGGACCTCGAACTGCGCGGCGCCGGCAACCTGCTGGGCCCCGAGCAGTCCGGGTTCGTGCACTCCGTGGGGTTCGACCTGTACCTGCGCCTGCTCGACGAAACGGTGCGGCAGCTGTCCGATGACGGGTCGCAGAAGGCGTGGATCCCGGCCGACGTGAACCTCGACTTCCCGAGCTTCCTCCCCGACGACTACATCGCGTCGCCGGAAGCCAAGCTGGATGTCTACCGCCGCCTCACGGCGCTACGGGATGCCGGCGCCATCGAGGCGCTGCGGCAGGAGGTGCGCGACCGGTTCGGGGCGCTGCCGGCCCCCGCCGAGGCGCTCTTCGGGAGTGCCATGCTGCGGGTGATCGGGGCCGCCCTGGGGGTGGAGGGGGTGCTTGTGCGCGCTTCCGAGGCTCGTATTACTTTCAGGGCTGACGCAGTTCCGCGCCTGAAGGGGCTGTCAGCGGCATTCCACGGGGTACAATTCCAGGTGGATGTCCGCCGTGCGCAACCGTTGGCACTCAAGCTCACCCGACTGGGGGGCGCCGAGATGCTCGACGGGCTGATCCGTGCACTCAAGGCCCTCGTTCCCTGACCTTCGTCTCCGCTACCGGAGTCCGACCTGATGAAATCATACCGTTTGTCCGTGCTGGGTGCCGTCGCGTTCGCCGTTGCCTGTGGGGCAGCGTCCAATCCCGATGTCGCGGCGACCGCCGGCAATCAGCAGCTCTCGGCGGCCCGGCTCGCGGAGATCGTGGGGCAGTCGCAGGCGCCCCTCGAGAAGGACGTGGCGCGCTCCATTGCCGAGCTGTGGGTCAACTACCAGCTGGTCGCCCTCGCGGCGGCCAAGGGTGACTCGCTCACCGATCCCAAGGTCATGCAGGACGCGCTGTGGTCGAATCTCGACAACATCCGCGTGAAGAAGTTCTACGACAACGTCTCCAAGGGCTGGGACGCACAGGTGCCGGGGAGCGACGAGGACCGGTACAACAGCGGCGAGGCGTATGCCGCCCGCCACATCCTCATCAAGACCGATCAGGGCGCCACGCCCGAGCAGATCGCGGCCGCCAAGAGCAAGGCGCAGGGGATCCTGCAGCAGGCCACCACGGCCAACTTCGTGTCGCTGACCGCCCGCTCCGACGAGCCTGGCGCCAAGGAGCGCGGGGGAGATCTGGGGCTGTTCGGCAAGGGCATGATGGTGCCGGAGTTCGAGAAGTGCGTGGCCGCGATGAAGCCGGGTGAGATCTCCAAGGAGCTCTGTCAGACGTCGTTCGGCTTCCACATCATCTACCGCACGCCGTTCGCCGATGTGGCGGAGAAGTTCGCGCCCATCGCCAAGCAGCGGAACGTGGCCATTGCCGAGAGCACGTACCTGGCCAAGCTCGAAGCCGGCAACGAAGTCAAGGTCGAGGCCAACGCCACAGTGAAGGCCAAGGCCATCGCGAAGAACACGCTGGGGTACATGAAGGACACCGACGCCATGGCCACCTACAAGGGTGGCAAACTCACCGCGTCGCGCTTCGCTGAGTGGCTCGCGGCCTATCCGCCGTCGTCGCAGATCCGCCCGCAGCTGGTACAGGCGCCGGACACGCTCGTGGAGAAGTTCGTGAAGCAGATCGTGCGTAACGAGCTCGTGCTGCGTCAGGCCGACAGCGCCAAGGCCACGGTGGACACGGCCGAGATGTCGAACCTGTTCCTGAACTTCAAGAACGCGGTGACGCAGTCGTGGGCGTCGCTCGGGGTGGAGCCCAGCAAGCTGGCCGACAGCGCCAAGGTGGCGGGCGGTGACAAGGAGAAGATCGCCGGCGCCAAGGTGGATGCCTTCTTCGGCAAGCTCGTGAAGAACGAAGTGCCGTTCGTGGACGTGCCGTACCCGGTGGCCCGTGCGGTGCAGAAGAAGTACACCTTCGCCATCAACGAGGCCGGGCTGGACAAGGTGCTCGAGCTGGCCAAGGGCGTGCGCGCCAAGGCCGATTCGAGCAAGGCGCAGCAGGGGCCGCCGGCGGCGCCCGGTGCGCCCGGTGCGGCGGCG
This genomic interval carries:
- a CDS encoding serine hydrolase domain-containing protein, translated to MPSIARLLRLLAPGMLMACGGAPTAPAPTPATSSPAPLPAPPADVRALPFVHPAPGAEWPTVSAGALGWDTTALRAALDWAGTQRSTAVVITWRGRLVAERYWRGWTGETDSIIASAGKSVLATLIGQLQAEGRLSIDAPASQYLGAGWSRSPSTEGRITVRHLLQMSSGLDDSLRTVAAPGTRFYYNNPAYYQLFAAVTRAAGQDITTASRTRLFDRIGMTCSWRFNVDTGEPGFILSCSARDMARFGLLTLSRGAWGPTRIVADTSWVTQMWRPAPHDNPAYGMLWWLNGTERHRIPGPSVLPTLTGPLMPSAPRDLVAALGKGDKKIYVIPSLDLVVVRHGDEADVSGGNPLAMSTFDEQFWQRLRQAIRY
- the waaF gene encoding lipopolysaccharide heptosyltransferase II; translated protein: MISAVLQTSFLGDMVLTTPLLERLAGEGLVHVVGTPANAALLANHPAVASVIVFDKRGADRGVSGLRRVARRLRAVGAQRAFLAQGSNRTAALAFLARIPERIGFDTSGGRLFTTRRVPYQPSLHHAARLWQLANAPGEPTVPPPLRPSLFPGEREQAAVAALLAMHDVHDGDTLVALAPGSVWATKRWPSFDALAAELVRSAALPNARLVVLGAAGDAPLAAAIAAAARNVGAPSVIDATGRLSLLGSAALLARCRVLVTNDSAPLHLASAMNTPTVALFGPTVPALGFGPLAERQVVVQHDTLPCRPCHAHGPMQCPLGHWRCMRDLSPAAVRAAAERAAAERAATAQ
- the lepA gene encoding translation elongation factor 4, whose translation is MHLSHIRNFCIVAHIDHGKSTLADRLIEKTGTLQKREMKSQVLDTLDLERERGITIKLNAVRMSYTAGDGQHYELNLIDTPGHVDFTYEVSRSLAACEGAILVVDASQGIQAQTLSNLFLAMDAGLEIIPVLNKIDLPGAEPERRRQEVVDLIGCLPEDVLCVSGKEGTGVPELLEEIVRRVPPPTGELDGPLRALIFDSYYDKYRGAIPSIRVVDGEIRKGMKITFGVSDNVYEVAEVGYLQLRQVPTDALRAGEVGYVLAAVRSVRETRAGDTIFDKDNRAAEALPGYQEVKSFVFAGIYPTDTTQYETLRDALEKMKLNDASLQYEPETSTALGFGFRCGFLGLLHMEIVQERLEREYDLDLVTTVPSVEYHVTKTDGTELLVENPALMPPAVVIDDVQEPYVRARIMCPAEYIGPIMTLGMERRGIYKNTRFLDTVRVELDWEFPLGEIILDFFDKMKTVSRGYASLDYEMLEYRSSDLVRLDMLINGDAIDAFSVIVHKDKAYEWGRKVAEKLKELIPRQLFEVAIQATIGQKVIARETVKPLRKDVLAKCYGGDISRKRKLLEKQKEGKKRMKQVGSVEIPQEAFLAVLQVD
- a CDS encoding DUF58 domain-containing protein → MSTRADQLDPAVLAALGHLELVARWVVDGFITGLHRSPRKGFSVEFAEHRPYMPGDDLRYLDWRIAGRADRWVVKQFEEETNARAMLVLDVSASMQWAGDPARLTKLAYAERLASAMALLLLRQRDAVGLVRFDAALRDVVPPRSQRGQWRRLVAAFAEPGGGTASNVGEALAAAGKLVRRPGFVVLLSDLLTDPAPAADAARTLRARGHEVLVLHVMDPAERDFPESGEARYRDPESGHEVPASPGDVRTTYRTTVQEALADWKSALGRAGARYALAYTDEPFGRALRHLVGVNGRGAMV
- a CDS encoding BatA domain-containing protein — its product is MAFLAPAFLALGLLAGVPLLVHLLRRRVGRVIDFPAVRYLERMEQEHSRDLKLRNRLLLLLRLLAVLALALAAARPIARLLGVGHAPMALAIVVDNSLSTGVVQNGRVLFDSLRVDARALVGELTADDRAWIVTADGRVIGGGPDALRAGLDALQPLGGRGDLAAATRRAVGLARSGAPRTPVVAIVSDGQRSSFRSDSVVQSDEVPVITLQRDGPLPRNRAVLQATPEPVRWTPGGTVTLAVTSPDSAAWRLTLNGRTVARGTVPPATLEAPARVTQRLASTSSGWVRGSVELDADALRADDTRWFAVRVAPPPTVNVRGEGGVFLGAALGTLVDEGRLARARAGESRAVTVSGADAPGTRLPVLLTAPRDPIAVGEANRQLERLGIPWRFGAIARSQVLARVPARGGAVDTSSISARAFDGTPVRTRYPLQYSPGSGAAAPTGAPDTIATAGGAPWVVAGEGYVLLGSPVDPEATDLPLDAAFVPWLLEALARRLGDDGRLIEASPGQVVSGLRDLTGLEAPDGTVSPLASDRLTVPTQAGVYFLRRQETRAGALVVNGEPSESEFAAAATATAAPNAAVAALVTGRDVVTATDGTKWQEAVFSRAAGQALLLPLVALALAALLAEAYVSGR
- the mfd gene encoding transcription-repair coupling factor, with the translated sequence MGLPRLLDAVAGLSAFDRVLKTLPGPGGSLRVGGLAGSADAVLVAALARAMPQRLVVVITDQLGDAERWLADLQALVDDVPVALYPPREGFGEVEPHAEVAGERVETLEKLGRSGVRILLTTSRAVLEKTALPRALSGARLELRKGDVRRPEELAAHLESIGFERVPMVEDVAQFSVRGGIFDIYSFGMAEPVRLEFWGDDIIELRHFDLNTQRSTRDAAVALVLPVDGRVQLGDDTGERVTLPELWPADSLVIMPSGSSVLPELVRTWEEASHHIELALRRGEEYTHRDRLFVEPPKMASTLARFGTVRFNPPPQRAVSTNAADNVPVGPEPDVAFPIRHPETISRDLRVLRRLQRDGLHTVILCDNAGQAERLEELLGEDGPVAASLAIGVLGGGFVVPNVVRVLTDHEIFRRERRLRRARRYSTGASLESLGALKPGDYVVHLEHGIGIYRGIEQVFVREATIESAVIEYEGGDRLNVPLYRIDQIERYRSASDVSDDAPPPRLHKLGGNKWKAQREKTRMAILEMTQELLHLYARRKVTTRPPHGTDGAWQRQLESSFLFEDTPDQRKATEDVKRDLEGERPMDRLLVGDVGYGKTEIAIRAAFKAVQSGRQVAVLVPTTILAEQHARSFGDRLADFPVTVEVMSRFQTAGQQAVVVEKLKKKQIDIIIGTHRLLSPDVSFAELGLIIVDEEHRFGVKHKERLKQLKLSTDVLTLTATPIPRTLHQSLAGLRDLTLMQTAPRDRSPVLTFVEPFDDALIEEAVSRELDRGGQVFFVHNRIETIEAIADHLRRIVPRARVGVGHGQMKERDLEKIMRQFVEGELDILVSTLIVESGLDVPNANTMFVNRADHLGLAQLYQLRGRVGRSHRRAYCYLLVPDRVDEDAERRLAVLEHHTELGAGYRVALKDLELRGAGNLLGPEQSGFVHSVGFDLYLRLLDETVRQLSDDGSQKAWIPADVNLDFPSFLPDDYIASPEAKLDVYRRLTALRDAGAIEALRQEVRDRFGALPAPAEALFGSAMLRVIGAALGVEGVLVRASEARITFRADAVPRLKGLSAAFHGVQFQVDVRRAQPLALKLTRLGGAEMLDGLIRALKALVP